One stretch of Muribaculum intestinale DNA includes these proteins:
- a CDS encoding M3 family metallopeptidase, translated as MNRLLTTLASAAIVAGCALTSNHAMAQQRQNPFLVKYDTPYQIPPFDRITVADYLPALKAGIAEQQKAVDAIVNNPEAPTFSNTIVALDHSGPILEKVCMVFFNLDESNSTPEMTAVGEEFYPLYSAHTDEISMNPGLFRRIKTLYDNRTSAGYTRPQMLAVEKAYKDMVRSGALLDAEKQEQLKTINTTLADLYLKFNKNLLSATNEFSIVVDDSKELAGLPATSVAVAKAEAEKRGLGEGKWVFTLHAPSRLPLLQYADSRSLREKMYKGYTTLASSGKYNNYPIIAEIVKARTRKANLLGYKNYADYMTENVMAKNVKNAEDLLMQIWKPATSRVAEEVAEMQALANKEGHQITIEPWDYYYYAEKVRKAKYALDEDEVRQYFHVDSVRKGIFTMANRLYGVTFTEMPDAPKYDPEVTVYDVRDADNNHVAVFMTDYFTRSSKRQGAWMSEFKGSWVGDNGEVERPVIFNVCNFTHPTGDSPSLLTIDEVETMFHEFGHGLHGMLSRAKYKSQAGTNVDRDFVELPSQIHEHWAMEPELLRQFARNYKTGEVIPDVLIEKLQKASTHNQGFTTTELAGAALLDLEWGKLTSADDIDVEGFEKAVAAKLGMPREVQYRYRSPYFKHVFGSDGYASGYYTYLWAEVLDTDGFELFKERGIFDPATAKAFRENVLEMGGSEDPMQLYINFRGRKPDANALLRNRGLIPEDNKNIPVKSAEGK; from the coding sequence TTGAACCGTTTATTAACTACCCTCGCATCAGCCGCTATTGTGGCCGGATGCGCCTTGACAAGCAATCATGCCATGGCCCAGCAACGTCAGAATCCGTTTCTGGTAAAGTATGACACTCCCTACCAGATTCCGCCGTTCGACCGCATCACTGTCGCCGACTACCTCCCCGCTCTGAAGGCAGGAATAGCCGAACAGCAGAAGGCTGTCGACGCAATCGTCAACAATCCCGAAGCACCGACTTTCTCCAACACAATTGTGGCTCTTGACCACAGCGGTCCGATTCTTGAGAAAGTATGCATGGTATTCTTTAATCTCGACGAGTCAAACTCGACTCCTGAGATGACGGCTGTAGGCGAAGAGTTTTATCCACTCTATTCGGCCCACACCGATGAGATTTCCATGAATCCCGGACTGTTCAGGCGCATAAAGACTCTCTACGACAACCGTACATCGGCCGGCTATACACGTCCGCAGATGCTCGCCGTTGAAAAAGCATACAAAGATATGGTGCGCAGCGGAGCTCTCCTCGATGCCGAAAAGCAGGAACAGCTAAAAACCATCAACACAACTCTCGCCGATCTCTATCTGAAATTCAATAAGAATCTACTCTCAGCTACCAACGAATTCTCAATCGTGGTCGATGACAGCAAGGAGCTGGCAGGACTTCCCGCTACAAGCGTTGCCGTAGCAAAAGCAGAGGCCGAAAAACGGGGTCTTGGCGAAGGAAAGTGGGTGTTCACTCTCCATGCCCCATCACGCCTCCCCCTACTCCAGTATGCCGACTCACGCTCACTGCGTGAGAAGATGTACAAAGGCTACACTACTCTCGCCTCTTCAGGAAAGTACAACAACTATCCCATAATCGCCGAAATCGTAAAGGCACGCACACGCAAGGCCAACCTGCTCGGATATAAGAACTATGCCGATTACATGACAGAGAATGTCATGGCCAAGAACGTGAAAAATGCCGAAGACCTCCTCATGCAGATCTGGAAACCGGCTACCTCCCGTGTGGCCGAGGAAGTAGCTGAGATGCAGGCTCTCGCCAACAAAGAGGGACACCAGATCACCATCGAACCCTGGGACTACTATTACTACGCCGAAAAGGTGCGTAAAGCCAAATACGCTCTTGACGAAGACGAGGTGCGCCAGTATTTCCATGTCGACAGTGTGCGCAAAGGCATATTCACCATGGCCAACAGACTGTATGGTGTCACATTCACCGAAATGCCCGACGCTCCCAAGTACGACCCCGAAGTTACTGTATATGATGTGCGCGACGCCGACAACAATCATGTGGCAGTATTCATGACCGACTATTTCACCCGCTCCTCCAAGCGACAGGGAGCATGGATGAGTGAGTTCAAGGGCTCATGGGTAGGAGATAACGGCGAGGTAGAGCGCCCCGTCATCTTCAACGTCTGCAACTTCACCCATCCTACCGGCGACTCTCCCTCGCTGCTCACAATCGACGAGGTCGAGACCATGTTCCACGAATTCGGCCACGGCCTCCACGGCATGCTCTCACGCGCCAAGTATAAGAGCCAGGCAGGTACCAATGTCGACCGCGACTTCGTAGAACTCCCCTCGCAGATTCACGAGCACTGGGCCATGGAACCGGAACTTCTGCGCCAATTCGCCCGCAACTACAAGACCGGCGAAGTAATACCCGACGTTCTTATCGAGAAGCTACAGAAAGCATCGACCCACAACCAGGGCTTCACTACCACCGAACTCGCCGGAGCCGCTCTGCTCGACCTTGAATGGGGCAAACTCACCTCGGCCGACGATATAGATGTCGAAGGCTTTGAGAAGGCTGTAGCCGCCAAGCTCGGAATGCCACGCGAGGTACAGTACCGCTACCGTTCTCCCTACTTCAAGCATGTATTCGGCAGCGACGGATATGCTTCGGGATATTATACATATCTTTGGGCCGAAGTGCTCGACACCGACGGCTTTGAACTCTTCAAGGAGCGCGGCATATTCGACCCCGCCACAGCCAAGGCTTTCCGTGAGAATGTGCTCGAAATGGGTGGCTCGGAGGATCCGATGCAGCTATACATCAACTTCCGTGGCCGCAAGCCCGACGCAAATGCCCTGCTCCGCAACCGCGGACTTATTCCAGAGGACAATAAAAACATTCCTGTGAAATCGGCCGAAGGAAAATAA
- a CDS encoding endonuclease/exonuclease/phosphatase family protein, whose amino-acid sequence MNINPISRLIRFGILAFDILVAAGLLLSAYGGAIDPNKSVWPQIFGMTFPAWIILMLVMVPVSFIIWRKSALLPTAALLIAMPAILTISPLHIGGALSQSERARSFSVMTYNVYGFVDHEFESDDSGGKGAKESRSLQQIIDTQPDIVCMQEGYNPNYRFKLQMDTINKIYPYSNFIPEGGEIIFSKYPFKIVPTPQPAWHTAHYSAYELDVDGHPLLVVNCHLQSIGLTPDDKALYRELTDKRIESPTRSELSKVKNSILSKLAVAFKLRAEQARHIRQFLEEHPGNAILVGDFNDVQGNYAYRSICSAGMRDAYADSGFGPTITYIDNRFYFHIDQIFYRGDMRAVDIVRGDIKSSDHYPMTATFVWNAPDISHTD is encoded by the coding sequence ATGAATATAAATCCGATAAGTAGATTAATACGATTTGGCATCCTCGCTTTCGACATTCTCGTAGCGGCCGGACTGCTCTTATCCGCATATGGAGGTGCCATTGACCCCAACAAGTCAGTCTGGCCTCAAATATTCGGTATGACTTTCCCGGCATGGATTATACTCATGCTTGTAATGGTGCCCGTATCGTTTATCATATGGCGCAAATCGGCATTACTCCCGACAGCGGCTCTCCTAATAGCCATGCCGGCAATTCTTACAATATCACCCCTTCATATCGGGGGGGCGCTATCACAATCGGAGCGTGCCCGCAGTTTTTCAGTAATGACATATAATGTATACGGCTTTGTCGACCACGAGTTCGAGTCAGATGACTCCGGCGGAAAAGGAGCAAAAGAAAGCCGAAGCCTGCAACAGATTATCGACACTCAGCCCGATATCGTATGCATGCAGGAAGGATACAACCCAAACTACAGATTCAAGCTGCAGATGGATACCATCAACAAGATATATCCATATAGCAATTTCATACCCGAGGGCGGAGAGATTATATTTTCTAAATATCCTTTTAAAATCGTCCCTACTCCACAGCCCGCATGGCATACAGCCCATTATTCCGCATACGAACTTGATGTGGACGGGCATCCGCTGCTCGTTGTAAACTGCCATCTGCAATCAATCGGACTGACACCCGACGACAAAGCGCTATATCGCGAACTTACCGACAAACGTATCGAATCCCCTACCCGCTCTGAACTCTCAAAGGTAAAAAACAGCATCCTGTCAAAACTCGCGGTTGCATTCAAGCTACGCGCCGAACAGGCACGACACATCCGACAGTTCCTTGAGGAGCATCCGGGCAACGCGATTCTTGTCGGTGACTTCAATGACGTGCAGGGCAACTACGCCTACCGGAGCATCTGCAGCGCCGGAATGCGCGACGCCTATGCCGATAGCGGATTCGGTCCGACCATCACATATATCGACAACAGATTCTATTTCCATATCGACCAGATATTCTACCGCGGCGACATGCGCGCCGTCGATATAGTGCGGGGCGATATAAAAAGTTCCGACCACTATCCGATGACTGCCACATTCGTATGGAATGCTCCTGATATCTCTCACACCGACTAA